One window from the genome of Oncorhynchus gorbuscha isolate QuinsamMale2020 ecotype Even-year linkage group LG14, OgorEven_v1.0, whole genome shotgun sequence encodes:
- the tdrd15 gene encoding tudor domain-containing protein 15 gives MLLRMTSENRKPRDDSSLPAPCALWPVDLQLTHVSCNPGDTLVHFQGQYLTICELDYNILQVEIQNARKKQMAVEVGEFCLVEDVLSTRWYRGRVQNKQKELFDVFLIDHGNVLSVDVSHLATALDELFMLPPKIICGFFANVLPLRENWDSFSETYFASLIGSHVKGYIQAFLPHKVLILEAPDINKDLFRLSLGKHMDTDTFLLLVELLTEVPLKQSIEPVPDLLIEKQGGQEFSFKSSSLKGFEDILSFSGPKLTTGKKVRVRVTAAVNPVTFYCQMTSVAKDLKRMSDKLALSCESKSKDPSLQPAENMGLLCSVKGKDEKWHRGFVQFLPVNSKVRVLFIDYGFCESVKIENVLQLPLDFLSTPIMAFPCALSCLNGQDKAVKIQHLTCFKKGLLGGVLDVEINGFDKEQNLYSVTVLSAEDYAAVEAGPIQDVPGQRECDFVLKSEPAFPLNGYLYYETAIIQAMDNSVIVEEMQEDSVFEGYVEHVLNPGAFWLRTQKRNKDFEEMMENMAKHFSQVQLDEEILENPEPGALCCAMYELDMHYYRAMVTDTLDNGAEVFFIDFGNTEKVPCMCIKQIPGKFAVEPAFALSCSLVNVMPFDDVWTISATDYFRRAVSSKTLLVHVVHIRKDLYVVDLYECENNSSQRASKSITELLTTTNHAEFWKYTPSAPVMPKSEMEKEMMKPKTGKKGQVHTNGTSTSGITRKPPKETWEISKLVGCEKKPESPKSSTLKDKAPAVKFKAQTFKPGSELVVRCSHVNTPSDFWCQLESKIPNLEDMMEAIQRYYQAHTLPLQLNDSCCVTKSKDDGRWYRACIIGAQRDEVEIIFVDYGIISKERMHNLQAIVPEFLDLEGQAFRCSLYNLIEPAKGSDSDWGREACDLLKYFAQGQSVKLTCYIHAQLYVKNKGLCNVVDLHNTQQNATKKLVEKGLAREVQTPMQLMPSVCPDSFVHSSFNLRCGSEEQVCVTHVCSPWEMYCQLDRNTEMIDNLMEKVATESKEILRVNSGPDIGKLCLAKYYGDGKWYRGVACPVQSTTLLLNVFFVDYGNMHIVEKNNAVSIPRHSADLLFTPMQALRCSLSQIPKEDNFADVNKWLEKSILDKPLRAVVAGKNEDGTVFFDLFDGGININEKVKELIASQKPKEKKSSGPVTGHEGHKEQMKNKIGKTQAGQHLKPTCKGSQHHQHQNKKSSNAQKANPPKRPDAQQDWKGQSERIAQFKSEESTEGKTDQHVDRSSKLTGTICSVQLPKLSQLPSNPKIKSGFRGLGFVSHINTIDSFFIQMQDDEQSILKMREDLNTELFKETMGNSTLDFRMNNLVAAEYEEDGALYRAVVTDNAYNDHFKVEFVDYGNTATVTKDKMYTLTSVFLSQHRLSIPCSLLNSGSYKSDASFTDAVMGKPLMFEIVSRFGTQWEVNVEIQQDNPSLDNDVTEKEQVQALCASLVDTFKKQTRVTIKDNSQYNTHSERVMFTAQGEKVLQNVSPRPSSTRHKHDICKHQDSNQLQSTTFGPSMEAVKDMAIPSQDIRAGQAESGTLLSILENGNLYLRLHSTTEQFTVLENLIVEHLSKCKVMSEKNVKEGLQCLAKSTKDDQWHRAVVRHASIDQGKCVVFLVDHGTAEDVPMGCIKDLCNDLKQTPVQAVLCKWNSPGLPISDAYEILKKTLKQMVGKDVKLMFVSYSEADTLWMVEIMINGLFLVQQMKTATSEFTEERPIPTKTQTVTPKEKNSNLDNSPQRFFLSPVNMDLGYSGFAAAVTTPSEFYIVLEDLLLIMNNVSTILEDLPKELLQFHEEHLIPGSCCLVRSDSKNKWCRAEIVHSDSTVVVINLVDYGHCVDMPYKDWSELRRLPDQLTRLPKVTYPCTLRGVKSVEGQWTDEAVVFFQECICKKNLQIYFRQYISEAHWEVDIVADGIHVAKDLVDAGHAEYIDIMLGLRFQEQRPIRAPEQKQGMSRADRTSKVEPEMTPPRTNKFLRRLNEELELDGNTSSEAAFHGQGFEKASENTACATEYPDGQRAEMTHCSTMTGTRHCALM, from the exons ATGTTGTTGAGAATGACTTCAGAAAATAGAAA ACCTCGGGATGATTCAAGTCTTCCTGCACCATGTGCTCTGTGGCCTGTGGACCTACAGTTAACACATGTGAGCTGCAACCCAGGGGATACACTGGTGCACTTCCAGGGCCAATATCTCACAATATGTGAACTGGACTATAACATACTGCAAGTGGAAATACAGAATGCACGGAAAAAACAGATGGCGGTGGAAGTGGGGGAGTTCTGTTTGGTAGAGGATGTCCTATCTACCCGGTGGTACAGAGGAAGGGTTCAGAACAAACAGAAAGAATTGTTTGACGTGTTCCTCATAGACCATGGGAATGTTCTGAGTGTTGATGTCAGCCATTTGGCCACAGCTTTGGATGAGCTCTTCATGCTTCCTCCCAAAATCATCTGTGGTTTCTTTGCAAATGTGTTACCATTGAGAGAAAATTGGGATTCTTTTTCAGAGACTTATTTTGCTTCCTTGATTGGAAGTCATGTCAAAGGATACATCCAAGCCTTTCTTCCTCACAAAGTCCTCATACTAGAAGCCCCAGATATCAACAAGGATCTCTTTAGGCTGAGCTTAGGGaaacacatggacacagacacattCCTTCTCTTGGTGGAATTGTTGACAGAGGTACCACTCAAGCAGAGCATTGAACCTGTCCCAGATCTACTGATTGAAAAGCAAGGTGGACAAGAATTCTCATTCAAATCATCCAGCTTGAAGGGTTTTGAGGATATTCTGTCATTTTCAGGCCCTAAGTTGACCACTGGCAAAAAAGTGAGGGTTAGGGTAACCGCTGCAGTGAACCCTGTTACATTCTACTGTCAAATGACAAGTGTGGCAAAAGATCTGAAACGGATGTCAGACAAATTGGCGTTGTCCTGTGAGTCCAAGAGCAAAGACCCCAGTCTacagccagcagaaaatatgggCTTGCTTTGCTCAGTCAAAGGAAAGGATGAGAAGTGGCATAGAGGCTTTGTGCAGTTTCTCCCTGTAAACTCTAAAGTAAGAGTATTGTTTATTGATTACGGATTCTGTGAGTCTGTGAAAATTGAGAATGTCCTCCAGCTTCCACTAGATTTTCTCTCAACACCAATCATGGCATTCCCGTGCGCTCTTTCCTGCCTGAATGGACAAGATAAGGCAGTGAAGATCCAGCATCTGACTTGCTTCAAGAAAGGATTGCTGGGTGGAGTATTAGATGTTGAAATCAATGGCTTTGACAAAGAGCAGAATCTCTATTCGGTCACAGTGCTCAGTGCTGAAGACTATGCAGCTGTTGAGGCAGGGCCAATTCAAGATGTCCCTGGACAAAGGGAGTGTGACTTTGTTCTTAAAAGTGAGCCTGCTTTCCCTCTAAATGGCTACCTGTATTATGAGACCGCAATAATCCAAGCAATGGATAATTCAGTCATTGTTGAGGAAATGCAAGAGGACTCTGTGTTTGAAGGATACGTGGAGCATGTCCTGAATCCAGGTGCGTTCTGGTTGAGAACACAGAAACGCAACAAAGACTTTGAAGAGATGATGGAGAACATGGCCAAGCACTTCAGCCAAGTCCAATTGGATGAAGAAATTCTGGAGAATCCAGAGCCTGGTGCACTTTGCTGTGCAATGTATGAGCTGGATATGCATTACTACAGAGCAATGGTGACAGACACTCTTGACAATGGAGCTGAAGTATTTTTCATTGATTTTGGAAATACAGAAAAGGTACCATGCATGTGCATCAAGCAGATCCCGGGCAAGTTTGCTGTTGAACCAGCATTTGCCCTGAGTTGTTCTCTGGTGAATGTCATGCCTTTCGACGATGTATGGACGATCTCTGCAACCGACTACTTCCGACGAGCAGTCTCCAGCAAAACTCTCCTTGTGCATGTTGTCCACATAAGGAAAGATCTATATGTGGTTGATTTGTATGAGTGTGAAAACAACTCATCACAAAGAGCATCAAAGAGCATCACAGAGCTCTTGACCACAACAAATCATGCAGAATTTTGGAAATACACTCCTTCGGCGCCTGTGATGCCTAAGAGCGAGATGGAGAAGGAAATGATGAAACCGAAGACCGGTAAAAAAGGACAAGTTCATACAAATGGAACAAGCACAAGTGGAATTACAAGGAAACCTCCCAAAGAGACATGGGAAATTTCAAAATTGGTTGGCTGTGAAAAGAAACCTGAAAGCCCGAAGTCAAGCACCCTAAAAGACAAGGCACCAGCGGTGAAATTCAAAGCACAGACATTCAAGCCCGGAAGTGAGCTAGTTGTGCGATGCTCTCACGTCAACACACCCTCAGATTTTTGGTGCCAGCTGGAAAGCAAGATCCCCAACTTGGAGGACATGATGGAAGCGATTCAGCGGTATTACCAAGCACACACACTTCCTCTGCAGTTAAATGATTCCTGTTGTGTTACCAAATCTAAAGATGACGGCAGATGGTATAGGGCCTGCATTATAGGAGCACAGAGAGATGAAGTTGAAATTATATTTGTGGACTACGGGATTATATCAAAAGAGCGCATGCACAATCTTCAAGCAATAGTGCCAGAATTCCTTGATCTTGAGGGGCAAGCATTTAGATGTAGCCTTTACAACTTGATTGAACCTGCAAAGGGCAGTGATAGTGATTGGGGCAGAGAGGCATGCGATTTACTGAAGTACTTCGCTCAAGGCCAGTCAGTGAAGTTGACATGCTATATACACGCTCAACTGTATGTGAAAAACAAGGGCCTGTGCAATGTTGTCGACCTCCACAACACTCAACAGAATGCAACAAAGAAGCTTGTGGAAAAAGGTCTTGCAAGAGAAGTGCAAACCCCTATGCAGCTTATGCCATCAGTATGCCCAGACTCTTTTGTCCATTCTTCCTTCAACTTGAGATGTGGAAGTGAAGAGCAAGTCTGTGTCACTCATGTGTGCAGTCCATGGGAGATGTATTGCCAGTTGGACAGAAATACTGAAATGATCGACAACTTGATGGAGAAAGTCGCCACAGAAAGTAAAGAAATACTGCGTGTCAACTCTGGGCCTGATATCGGAAAACTTTGCCTGGCAAAATATTACGGTGATGGAAAATGGTACAGGGGTGTGGCTTGCCCTGTTCAATCTACTACGCTGCTTCTAAATGTGTTTTTTGTGGACTATGGAAACATGCATATTGTTGAAAAAAACAATGCTGTATCTATTCCCAGACATTCAGCAGATTTACTGTTCACTCCCATGCAGGCATTAAGATGCAGTCTCTCTCAAATCCCGAAAGAGGACAACTTTGCAGATGTCAACAAATGGCTAGAGAAATCCATTCTCGACAAGCCACTTCGAGCTGTCGTTGCAGGAAAGAATGAGGATGGGACAGTCTTTTTTGATCTGTTTGATGGAGGCATAAACATCAATGAGAAAGTCAAGGAGCTCATTGCAAGTCAAAAACCAAAGGAGAAGAAAAGCAGTGGACCTGTGACTGGTCATGAAGGACACAAAGAACAAATGAAGAACAAAATTGGAAAAACTCAAGCGGGACAGCATCTGAAACCCACATGCAAGGGCAGCCAACATCACCAACATCAAAATAAGAAGTCTTCAAATGCTCAAAAAGCAAACCCACCAAAGCGTCCTGATGCCCAGCAAGATTGGAAAGGGCAAAGTGAAAGAATCGCTCAGTTCAAATCTGAGGAAAGCACAGAAGGAAAAACTGATCAACATGTAGACCGTTCCTCCAAACTCACAGGAACCATTTGCTCCGTCCAATTGCCAAAACTTTCACAACTACCCTCCAATCCCAAAATAAAGTCTGGATTCCGAGGTCTGGGGTTTGTTTCCCATATCAATACCATCGACAGTTTTTTTATCCAAATGCAAGATGATGAACAATCCATTCTGAAAATGAGGGAAGACCTCAACACTGAGCTGTTTAAAGAAACCATGGGGAACAGCACATTGGACTTCAGAATGAATAACCTTGTTGCTGCTGAATATGAAGAGGATGGTGCACTTTACCGTGCAGTTGTGACAGATAATGCGTATAATGACCATTTCAAGGTGGAGTTTGTTGACTATGGAAATACAGCCACTGTGACTAAGGACAAAATGTACACTCTGACAAGTGTGTTTTTGTCACAACATAGACTAAGCATACCCTGTTCATTGCTAAACAGTGGCTCTTATAAAAGTGATGCCTCTTTCACTGATGCAGTAATGGGAAAACCTCTCATGTTTGAAATTGTCAGTCGTTTTGGGACACAGTGGGAGGTTAACGTTGAGATCCAACAGGACAACCCATCACTTGACAATGATGTGACTGAAAAGGAACAGGTCCAAGCTTTGTGTGCAAGCCTAGTTGACACATTTAAAAAGCAAACAAGAGTAACCATCAAGGACAATAGCCAGTACAATACACATTCTGAGAGGGTTATGTTCACTGCTCAAGGTGAAAAGGTCTTGCAGAATGTGTCCCCAAGGCCCTCATCAACTAGGCACAAACATGACATTTGCAAACACCAGGACTCCAATCAACTCCAATCAACAACGTTTGGACCATCTATGGAGGCCGTGAAGGATATGGCCATTCCATCACAGGATATAAGAGCCGGACAGGCAGAGAGTGGGACATTGTTGTCCATCTTGGAGAATGGAAATCTATATCTAAGACTCCACAGCACCACAGAACAGTTTACTGTACTTGAGAATCTCATAGTTGAACATTTGTCTAAGTGCAAAGTCATGTCTGAGAAGAATGTCAAAGAAGGACTTCAATGCTTGGCAAAATCAACCAAAGACGACCAGTGGCACAGAGCAGTTGTACGGCATGCATCTATTGACCAAGGAAAATGCGTTGTGTTCCTTGTGGATCATGGCACTGCAGAGGACGTCCCAATGGGCTGCATCAAAGACCTCTGTAATGACCTCAAGCAAACTCCTGTTCAAGCAGTCTTGTGCAAGTGGAATAGCCCTGGCCTCCCTATCAGCGACGCTTATGAGATATTGAAGAAAACTCTGAAACAAATGGTAGGCAAGGATGTAAAACTGATGTTTGTGTCCTACTCTGAAGCTGATACCTTGTGGATGGTCGAAATCATGATAAATGGACTGTTCCTTGTTCAGCAAATGAAGACTGCAACTTCTGAATTTACTGAAGAAAGGCCAATCCCCACAAAGACTCAAACTGTAACCCCAAAAGAGAAAAACTCCAACTTGGACAACAGTCCCCAGAGGTTCTTCCTTTCCCCAGTGAACATGGATCTGGGATACTCCGGCTTTGCAGCTGCAGTCACCACACCAAGTGAATTCTACATTGTTCTGGAAGATTTGCTTCTCATCATGAACAATGTGTCTACGATTCTTGAGGATCTTCCAAAGGAGCTGTTGCAATTTCATGAAGAACACCTAATTCCAGGGTCATGCTGCCTTGTGAGGTCTGATAGTAAGAACAAATGGTGCCGAGCTGAAATCGTCCATTCCGATAGCACAGTGGTTGTGATCAATTTGGTTGACTATGGCCATTGTGTGGACATGCCGTACAAAGATTGGTCTGAGCTGAGGAGACTTCCTGACCAGTTGACCAGGCTACCAAAGGTCACGTATCCATGCACTTTGAGAGGAGTAAAATCAGTCGAGGGGCAATGGACAGATGAAGCAGTTGTTTTCTTTCAAGAGTGCATCTGTAAGAAAAACCTTCAAATATACTTCAGGCAGTACATTTCTGAAGCACACTGGGAGGTGGACATTGTAGCAGATGGCATTCACGTGGCTAAAGACCTGGTTGATGCTGGCCATGCAGAATACATCGACATCATGCTTGGACTGAGATTTCAAGAACAACGCCCCATCAGAGCCCCTGAACAGAAACAAGGCATGAGTCGTGCAGATAGAACATCCAAAGTGGAACCGGAAATGACACCACCTAGGACAAACAAATTCCTGAGAAGACTGAATGAAGAACTAGAACTCGATGGAAACACTTCAAGTGAGGCTGCCTTCCATGGGCAAGGATTTGAAAAAGCAAGTGAGAACACAGCCTGTGCTACTGAGTACCCTGATGGCCAAAGAGCAGAGATGACACACtgtagcacaatgactggaacaaGACATT GTGCCCTGATGTGA